A segment of the Vicinamibacterales bacterium genome:
TCGGGCTGATCGCCGCAACGTCATCGTCGTCGTTGCTCCTGCGCTTCAGCCGCGTGATCTCCTCGAGCACCGCCCACAGTTCTCGGATCTCGGCGCCCGACAGCACACGCTCCCTCCCTTGCTCGTCGCCGCCTGGTTTCGGCAGCCGCAGCGCAGGGTTTGCCACGATCCCCGGGATGTCCTCCTCGAGTGCCTTGTTGTAGATGCGCGAAACGAGCGCGAGGACGCGGTTCGCCATGACCGGGGCCGGTCGCTCGGCAATCGATCTCAGGAGCGTCCGCACCTCTGCGCGGCTGACGTCGGACGCCTTGCGGTCGCGCCACGCGGGCAGGAGTGCGTTGTCGAGGATGCGCCGGTCTTCCTTCCACGAGCGCTTGTGCTTGGTGGCGTACTCCTTGAGATACCAGGCCGCGAGCTCGCCGAACGACTGGATCTGCTTCCACGCGGCCTTCACGTCAGCGGGGTTCTCCCCCTTGATTTGAACCCCGCGGCGGTTCTCGAGCCCGAGGCGGCGCGCGTCCGCGAGCGTGACTGCCGGATACGTCCCGAACGTCAATCGTCTGAGCCGGCGGGAGCCGTGCGCGCGATAGAGGTAGCACCAGGTCTTGCGACCATGCTCCGACAGCCGAAGCACGAGGCCGGGTTCATCGGCGTCGAAGTAGTCGACGCGCCCGCCGGTGGGCTTCAGCGTCTCGAGGAAGCGCGCGGTGAGATGAAATTGCGGCATCCGAAAAGCTCTCGATGTCGAGTCAGCGGGTCACCCGTGGGTAACCAATGGGTAACCAACTGACGAGAGCTCAACTGAAATGCGCCGGAAGCGCCAGAGACGAGATCCGCTGTTTCTCGTTTATTTGTGCAATCTCGGTGAACAGCAGGCAACTGACCGAAACAGGTCG
Coding sequences within it:
- a CDS encoding tyrosine-type recombinase/integrase; its protein translation is MPQFHLTARFLETLKPTGGRVDYFDADEPGLVLRLSEHGRKTWCYLYRAHGSRRLRRLTFGTYPAVTLADARRLGLENRRGVQIKGENPADVKAAWKQIQSFGELAAWYLKEYATKHKRSWKEDRRILDNALLPAWRDRKASDVSRAEVRTLLRSIAERPAPVMANRVLALVSRIYNKALEEDIPGIVANPALRLPKPGGDEQGRERVLSGAEIRELWAVLEEITRLKRRSNDDDDVAAISPMIARGLQVLLLTGQRPGEVFRMRWADLDLAAKWWTLSESATKNRVTHRVPLTDRVVALLEEARGDAPKESPWVFAGIKGGSVALRAVKAGAELKRATKQSGENLLSFSFHRHDLRRTCATNMAMAGIPRTTISRVLNHVDRGARATLVYQRYEFDAEKRVALDAWDRWLAHILEPSSVRVLAFARE